Genomic segment of Nostoc sp. GT001:
ACTTTGCTGCGTCAACAGCACTGGTGCTTGTGAATCGTTGAGCATGAATGCTAAACGTTCTTGCGGATAAGCGGGGTCTAATGGCACATAAACTCCGCCTGCTTTCATAATTCCTAAAAGCCCAATCATCATCTGAAGCGATCGCTCAATGCAAATACCCACAATAACATCCGGTTTTACACCAAGGGTTTGCAAATAATTTGCTACTTGATTTGCTTGCTGATTTAATTCTCGGTAAGTTAATTGCTGTCCGGCAAATTCAATGGCGATCGCATTCGGTATCCTTGCTACTTGTGCTTCAAACAATTGGTGAATACATTCTTGAGGGAAATCTTTTTGAGTTTGATTCCATGTATGCAGTTGTTGCTGCTCGGTTTTTGTGAGCAAGGAGTATCTATCGACTTTCTCATCTGGATTGGCAACGATGTCTTCCAGTAGTTTTTGGAAATGTTCAGTCATACGAGCGATCGTACTAGCTGCAAACAAGTCGGTACTATACTCGAAGTAACCTACTAGCCCAATCGGTGCTTCAGCCAATTCCAAAAATAAATCAAATTTGACAGTTTTATTATCAAGGGGCAGGTGAGTTAACGACAAACCCGGCACTTCCCAAGTAGATGTTGGTGTATTTTGCAAGTTAAATACAACTTGAACAAGTGGATTTTGATTGAGATCGCGATCGGGTTGTAATGCCTGCACCAGTTCCTCAAATGGTAAGTACTGATGAGCATAAGCTCCTAAAGTCATCTCTCGGACTCGTTGTAAAAACTGCCGAAAACTAGGCAAACCTGACAAGTCTGCTCGGAGTACGAGGGTGTTGGCAAAAAATCCCAACATCTTTTCTAGTTCAGGGCGATGACGATTGGCAACGAGTGTTCCAATAGCAAAATCGTCTTGTCCAGTGTAATGAAAAAGTAATGTTTGGAAGGCGGCCAGCAGTATCATAAAGAAAGTAACCCCTTCTCGACGGCTCAATTCCTTAAGTTCTGTGCTTAAAGATTGGGATAAACTCAGGAAGTGACGCGCCCCTTGATAGGTTGACACTGGTGGTGGAGGAAAGTCTGTTGGGAATGGCAAGATTGGTGGTAGACCATTTAACTGCTTTTGCCAATAGGCAAGTTGACGTTCTCGGATCTCACCTTGCAACCACTGTCGTTGCCACACAGCAAAATCAGCATACTGAATTTTTAAATCTGACAGGGGAGAAGTTTGTTTTGATGCAAAGGCAGTGTAGAGGGTCGCCAGTTCTTGCAACAATAAGTTGATTGACCAACCATCACAGACGATATGATGCAAGTTGATCAAAAGAAAATGCTCGGTTTCACTCAATTTAAAGAGTGCAGCACGCAGCATGAGATCCTTAGATAAATCAAAGGAACGTCTAGCCTCTTGGATAATTAATTCCCAGATTTGGCTTTGGTCTGTAGGTGAATCTATGACAGGTAGTTTAAATATTGGAGATGGATGAATCACCTGTATAGGTTGCCCATCCACAGCTTTAAAGGTAGTACGTAAGATTTCATGACGGTTGATTATTTTTTGGAAACTTTGTTCTAAAGCTCCAACATTGACCAAACCACTTAAGTGAAAGGCTTCTGGTACATTATAGAAGGGATTGTTCGGTACTAACTGATCCAAAAACCACAATGGTTCCTGTACGGATGCTAAGGGTAAGTTAGCGTCGCGTTCTACTGGTTGGATTGGGGGAAGCGTTATAGTTTGTATTTGTTGTCTATCTGTTTCTATCAGCTTTGCAAGTTCAGCTATTGTGGCTGATTCAAATAGACAATGTAAAGGTAACTCAATTTGCAAAGCATTGCGGATACGGGAAATTACTTGCGTAGCCAGCAGTGAATGTCCGCCTAAATCCAAAAAATGGTCATAAATTCCCACTTGCGTTAAGCCAAGAATTTCACTCCAAATATTTGCTAACGCTATTTCTGTAGGAGTTTCCGGCGCAACAAAATTCTCCTCGTTATTTCCATAGCTTGGCACTGGCAGAGCTTGGCGGTCAACTTTACCACTAGGAGTTAATGGCAGTTTGTCTAGTAACACGATCGTACTCGGCACCATATACTCTGGTAGTTGCGATCGCAAAAATTGCCGCAGTTCACTCACCGAAGTAGCAGGCGCATCTGCAACTACTATATATGCAACTAAACGCTGTTCACCAGGTATATCATTTCGAGGAACTACTACTGCCTGCCGTACTGGAGAATGCTGCTCAAGTACATTTTCAATTTCTCCTGGCTCAATACGGTAGCCGCGAATCTTGAGTTGCTGATCTATGCGTCCTAAATACTCAATATTGCCATCAGCTAGATATCTGGCTAAATCACCTGTTTTATACAAGCGATCGCAATCATTAAAAGGACTGACAACAAATCTTTGTGCTGTCAATTCAGGAGAATTGAAATATCCTTTTGCTAGACTAACACCACCAACATATAACTCCCCAGCAACCCCAACAGGTACAGGCTGGAGGTCTGAATCTAACAGATATATTTGACTATTAGCAATTGGTTGCCCAATGGGTGGCAATGCCGGCCAATCTTGCGATGAACCAGTCAAGGCAAAGGCTGTGACTACATGAGTTTCAGACGGACCATAGTGGTTGTATAAACTACATTGAGGTAACTGACTAAATAAATGTGCGATCGCTGTTGTGATACGTAATTGTTCCCCAGCAGTAATCACCTCACGCAAACTAGCAGGAATGATGCTTTCCATCTGTGCCACTTCTGCTAACTGTTGCAGTGCCACAAACGGCAGAAACAGCCTCTTAATCTCTGCTTGGTTAAGAAAGCGTAGCAAGCTTGTGGGGTCACGGCGCGTTTGTTCGGAAATTAGAACCAGTGTACCGCCTGTGGTGAGGGTAGCAAAGATTTCTTGGAAGGAGACATCAAAACTAATCGGAGTATATTGGAGTGTTTTGGCATTAAGACCGATTGTTGAATTTTGCCACTGCCAAGTAATTAAGTTGACAAGGGGATGGTGAGGCATTGCCACACCTTTGGGTTTACCAGTTGAACCAGAGGTGTAGATTACGTATGCTAAGTTGTCGGGAGTAACTTCGCTTTGGGGGGCAGTTGTAGGATTTTGGGCAATTGCTTGCTCATCGCTATCTAAGCAAAAGCGATGTGTAGTTTGTATTGACAAATCTTTGCACAGATGGCTTTGAGTCAATAATATAGAAGCTTGGGCATTTTCGAGCATGAAACTGAGACGTTCTGCTGGATAGCTTGGATCAAGAGGAAGATAAGCACCACCTGCTTTTAAGATAGCTAGTACAGCAATAACTAATTCTAAAGAACGTTCTAAACACAATCCAACGATAGTATCAGGTTGCACTCCTAATACTTGCAAATAATGAGCAAGTCGGTTAGCACGCTGATTTAGCTCTTGATAAGAAAGACGCTTACCTTCAAATTCTATTGCAAGACTAGTCGATGAACACAGTACTTGAGCTTCAAATAAATGATGAATTAATAACGTTTGATAAGGGTTACAATCATGGAATTTTTGGGGAAAATTTCCTTGGAATTCTGTAGAATTTTTAATTCTCATGTTTGTGTTTTATCAATTTTTTAAGGATTACTGGGTGAAAGCCTGAACTGAACTCTCAAGCTAGTTTAGCTGTTTTATTAACCATTTAGGTAGATTTTTTATTGATGCAGCAATCAGCATTATATGAACCAGCTTTTAGCTTTGTGTGATTTTACCCCCTGCATGACCAAAAGTTAACGTAATTTCAAGCTTTTGAGCCAATTAATAACTTAATTTTATGAATCAAATTATTTCCGCGTGTTTTAAATGTGAACCATAATACGACCAAAAGTTTTATTTTGAGACTTGGTAAAAAATGCCGAGCAAGACACACTAATTTAGTCGAAAATTTTAAACTTTCGGTCAAAAGAGGATAAAATCGAAACTGATGTTTATCAATGCACTCTCCTTCACAATGAATTTGCCCAAGCACTGAATATACTTATTTTGGTCAAAACCAATCTTAATACTAATGCTCGTAGTCACGTAATTCTATTTTCTAGTGATCTAAAATTGTCATCTGAGAAAATAATTGACTACTACAAGTTGCGCTTTCAGATCGAATTCAATTTTCGAGATGCCAAGCACTTTTGGGGATTGGAAGATTTTATGAGTTTAAGTCAAACTGCTGTAACCAATGCTGTTAATCTAGCATTCTTTATGGTCAACTTATCCCATCATCTTCTCGCGGATTTTCGTCTCCTTAATCCCGACTCCGGCATCCTTGATCTTAAGGCTCATTATCGTGGTTTTCGATATGTTCGTGAAATCTTAAAAATGCTTCCGGAAATGCCTGAGCCTATTTTACTAACCCAGATTTTTGCCAAGCTTACTTCTTTAGGACGTATTCATAACGTTTCCACAGGCGTTGAACCCTCGTAAATTGGCAAAGGTATTGGTTAACGGAGGTTTTTAAAGATGGATTCTGTAGCCCAACTTGAGTCAGGATGGCACGATAACGCACTTGTCCGTAATGACTTCAATATCATTCTTTGTGAAACTTAATGATATAAAACTGTTGCAACTACTGTTAGTCGTTGAGTGTGAATGTGAAAGTGATGTTAGCTTCTCTAGTGAAAAAGATAAAAGGATTTGATTTTTGTTTTTTGGCTGATTTATTTTTGGACATTGCCACACTATAAGTCTTTTTTCTCAAGCGAACGATTCAGTCACTTCTACTACTTTTTATTTTAGTCCTTTACCTGAAGATCAGTATCTCCAAAGTACTCACACCAATTGACTTTCGGATCAAGGGTTGCCGTTGGCAAAGTCTCTCGAATAGAAGCCATCGCACAGAAGTTACAGGCTAAGATTGACTTGAAACTGGACTATGTTTCTGGGCAAGTCAATGAAATCATAAACCAAATTTTTACCTAAGGAAAAATCAGGTTTTTCGATTCTTGTTAATTTGTCTAACCATCTTGATGCTTCGTTATCAGATTTGAACTGTTTTTCACTAATACCAAACTGTTAAAAATCTGGCATTGACAATCTTTTGGAGTTCAAAAAGTTCACATCACCGAGTCAAAAATTTGTTGTGCGGTTAGATTGAACTGACAAAAAGTAGGAGACACTATAAGGTTTGTTCCTCTAAAGGGTGTCATTTGATATTCACCATCAATAAGTTCACAGACAAAAATAGTCGGAACTTTGGGACTACCAATAAATACACGTCCACCCAAAGCTGCATAATCCACAATCCAATATTCAGGTATACCCATAGCTTCATAGTCACGAAGCTTATCGTAATAATCATCCTGCCAGTTGGTTGACACTACTTCAACTATTAGTTTGACCGAACTAGCATTATGGATAACTGATTCCTTCTTCCAGCGTGTTTTGGTATCAATAGTTTCTTGATTTAAAACAATAATATCCGGTTCGTACCCTGATTTCTCTCGGAATGGTTTAATAATGGATTCTTTCGGTATAGTCCAGATACCGCGTTTACCCATCTCTCTAATTGTGATCAGTAATTCTTCAATCAAAAAACCAGCTAAATCAGAATGCTCCCCTTTAGGCTTTGGCATCTCCACAATCACCCCATCATGTAATTCATAACGTACTTCTGAGTTTTCTGGATACCATTCGATAAATTCATCGAAGGTCAGTAGCTTTAGTTCCGATTGTGTTTGACTCATAAAAGTTACTGGATTTATTTTTACGGTTCATTTATCCTTTTTATTATGCTAACGAAGCGATGATGCTCCCTTTGAAGGCTGAGTCCTCGTGTAAACCCTGTAACCCACAGCGTACCCCGATCTCAGCCCCAGCGATCGCCGTTTCTACGTCAATTGAAACAAGTTTATTTAATTTTGAGAGATGACCAACAGCTAGTCTCCACAATCGGCTCGGCTGTTGGCATTGCTGATGGTGAGGCAATATGGAACGCATACCTGGGGGAATGGCAGGTTTGGGTTAACTTTCTTAGAGGGTGTGCGTCTGTGGTGTGCAATTGGTTGGTTGCGGTGTAGATCGATAAAGCTTTGGTAAAGAGTTCAGTAATTTATGCTTCAGATTTCGTCTCACTAGCTTTTTTAGAGGCAGCAATTGCACCAACTCCAAACAATAGACCTAGTAGGGAAGTGGGTTCAGGTACTGATGTAGATGAAGAACTCAGGGTAATATTGGCAGCAGAATCTTGATAAATGTATGTTCCTGCCCGTCCCACTTCACCCGTCAAGCTAATTTCAGAGCTTGAAGTTTTTTCTAAGGTATATCTAGGAGCATCAAAAGCAATGCCAAAATCAACCACTAAATTCCAATTCGACCTAGAATCAAGCTCAAAATCAACATCTGGGGTTAAGTTACCGCCATTAGTAGATTCTGAATTCAAATTCAGGTCTAGATTGTTGACGGATAGCTCCCAATCGCTCAAAGTCCCGGACTCTGAGTAAATCACGAATCCCGAATATTCGCTCTTGAATGGCAAAGAGTTCGTAAGGAATGGGCTAGTAGCATCGACTAAGGTAAAATTACCTGAAAATTCTTGTCTAGTTAGAATCGCTCCCAGGACGGGAGTAGCATGAAATACGCTTGCAACTACCAAACCAATCATGGCGACGCTAACTTTGGGGAGTCGAACTTGATTCATGGATTGGGTATGCTACTTAAATTTGTTGAAGGTATGCTATCACATCCTTGTCTCGTAGAGAGGAAAAGGTGTCCTTTTCTCAAGCCCCTAAATTTATTTATGGGGTTCAAAATTATGAATTCAAAATTCATAATTTTGAATTCCCCGTTCGTGCAGCGTCTCGCAGAGAAGGGGTTGACAGCTTAACCTTCGCTAATCAACTGTAACAAGGCTTCCGTTGATATCTTGCCACTAATATCAGCACCTTCCAAAAGGCTATCCGCCAAATCTCGCTTGTGGTGGTGCAATTGCACAATCTTTTCTTCAATAGTATCCTTTGCTACTAGACGATAAATGGTAACAGGGCGTTGTTGCCCAATGCGATGGGCGCGGTCTGAGGCTTGGTCTTCCACTGCGGGATTCCACCAGGGGTCTGTATGAATCACGTAATCAGCCGCAGTCAGATTCAGTCCTGTACCCCCTGCCTTGAGACTAATCAGAAATATATCTCCTGAACCAGCTTGGAAAGCATCCACCCGTTTTTTGCGCTCTGCCACTGAAGTGCTGCCATCTAGATATTGATAATTAATACCTTGGTGTTCGAGATAATCTCTAATAATGTGCAAATGGTCAACAAACTGACTAAACACTAACGCTTTATGACGATTTTCCAGCAGTTCACCCAGCACTTCACCAAAAAGTTGCAACTTGGAACTGGATAATTCCGTATCAGGCATAACCAAACTAGGATTACAGCAAGCGCGACGCAGTTTCATAATCTCAGCCAAAACCTGCAAATGTTTCTTTCCTGCTTCTGCATCACTTTCAGTAAGTTTAGAGATCGCCTGGCGGCGCAAGGCTTCATAGAACGCCTTTTCCTCTCGACTCAATTCCACATGCAAAAGAATTTCGGTACGAGATGGCAACTCTTCTAATACTTGATTTTTCGTCCGCCGCAACAGAAATGGTTGAATCAGTTTTTTGAGTTTATTACGTGCAAGTTTATCCTGATATTTTTCAATAGGAGTAGCAAAGCGTTGATTGAAGCTTTCAAATGAACCCAATAACCCAGGATTAATAAAACGGAACAAATTCCATAACTCACCCAGGTGATTTTCAATCGGAGTCCCAGTAGTCAGCAACTTAAAATTAGATTTTAGGTTCATGGCTGCCTGAGAACGTTTAGTGGTCATATTTTTAATCGCCTGGGCTTCATCCAGGACAATTGTTTGCCACTGTACTTGAGAAAGCATTTGCGCTACTTCTTCTTGCTGTAATAAACCATAACTGCATACCAACATATCTAAAGGTTGTAACCCATCCAATAATTTTTGGCGGTTAGCACCAGAAAATTGAATAATATTCAGAGTTGGGGCAAACTTCTGTGCTTCACTCACCCAATTCATACACACAGAAGTGGGGGCAATAATTAGGGTTGGCCCCTCATGGGCATTTCTCAGAATGACCGCCAATGCTTGCAAGGTCTTACCGAGTCCCATTTGGTCTGCTAAACAAGCACCCACACCCCAATGTGCTAGTCGCGCTAGCCAACAAAAACCCTCCATTTGGTAGTCACGTAGTTCTGCTTGAAGGGTAGATGGCAGTTCCGGCTGGAGGTTTTTTACCTCCTGGAGACGCTGGATATGTGTTTTCCAGTGTTTATCTGCTTTTACCTTACCTACCTCATCGACAAAATCCTCTAACCCTAATGTTGCTAAGGGGTGAAAACGAATACATGAACTATGTTTTTCCGAAAACATTCGCAATTCGTCGAGGCGTTTCCGAAAAGCTTGAGTTAAAGCCAAAAATTGACCATCACCAAGGGGGATAAAACGGCTGGGGGTTTTCTCCAATAGTTCTAGTAATTGCTGCATATCCAGCACTAGGTCGTTATTTAATTTCAACTCCCCAGTGGCTGCAAACCAGTCTTGCTGACGTTGAATTGATAAATTAAAGTCTTTCAAGTCGGCATTGTGGCTAACACGCAGTTTTTCTCCTTGTGGCCATTCAATGACTACGTTATTTTCCAGTGCTTGCAATTCTAGCAGCAGTTCTAAACAGTCTTCTGGATCGTCTATAATCCATTCACCATCTTGTTCTTCAGTTTGAGTCAAGGTGGCGCAGGCGGCTACAGCATAGGCGGCAAGTTGCTTTTCTTCAGACAGATTTCGTCTGGTTTGGAGACGTTTACCGTCAATCTCGGCAATTACAGTTTCACCACCTGTACCAGGACGGTAGTAGGGGCCACCTTGGGCAAAGGGGCGCGATAAAAGGCTGATTTTCAAGCTCGCATTGGCAGGTAAAAGATGAATATGGGGGAGAGTCTGGGCGGGTACTTCTTCTGCACCTTCTGAACCGCCACCAATGTCAGAATGTACGGTAACGATGCCAGAGACGGCATTTATGGCTGCTAAAACTTGTTTCTCTGCGAAGGCAGGTACATTTAATTTATTATCTATACCAATAATCTCCGCAATGCGTCTGTGTTCGGCAGTAATTTCAATGACTTTGATGCGGGTTGGAGTTTCTTTGATATGCAGAATATTCTGTGATTCTGGTAATTTGGGAGAAAATTCCAAGGTGAGACGGCCAAGTTTTTCTTTTTTAACCAGTAGTTCCGGTTCTCCCTTGACAATTTCTACACGGATAGTAGGTGTATCTTCCCAAAAAACCAACGGGTGTCCAATTAAAGCAGAGATGGCTTTTTCACCGAAGGTATAATCCACTTTGCCGTAATAGCCTTCACTATATACCTCAATACAACTACATACCCGCATATCTTGGGGGGTGATGTAATCAAACTCAGATAATGCACTGCTTAAACGCTTGAGGGATATGGGGCGACCTTTACTCCATTCTCCTTTGGCATTAACTTTTTGTTCTTTTGGTTGTAAGACACATCTGCTAGGATAGAAGGTAATGAACCATGCTAAACGCAGTTCCGATTCTGGTTTTCCTGGTGTTTGTGGTTCTTTTTGGAGATTTGCTAAGGCATTGAGGCACATTTCCCAAGCTTCTTGGGGTCGAATTAAGTCTACGATGGTTTGGATATTGCTATATTCTCGCAGTGCCTCTGCAAGTTGTTTATAGTTACTACTAGGTTTGAGTCGGGATAGGAGTTCTGCGGTTTCCATTGCCAACCAGTGATAACCGGATGTGAGCGATCGCCGATACAATGGTTCTAATAAATTAGGTAAGCGTTTTTTAGCACTCTGGGCATCCATCCAGTAAAGGCATAGCGAACAAAACAATGTTTGTAAGCTATTTTCTTCTTCCACGGAAGAAATATGACCACTGACTACAAATTGTTTTTGAGTAATATCACCAAGGTGTACTTGCAGTACCATTTTCAGTCTGCCATAAGTGAACCTCAGCCAATGATCTGATTGGCGGGACATCAAACTGGTATACTCTTCTGCTTCTTTGAGGTGTTGTGCTGAACCATCTTTTAAAAGTGCGAGGATGAAAAATAAGCCCCCAATTGTATTGAAATAGATTTGGCGTTTGCCTGTAGCTTTTTTGATGGCTTTCAGGGCATCTTTATAATATTTGATGGCTTGTTCATTCTCACCCTGCAAAAAACTTAACCAACCCCAAAAGATCGCAGCATTATTTTGATATTCTTTTGATATCCGCCCCAGACTTTCTTGTGCTTCTTGGGTACAACCCTGTAACAACAGTTGTTCTGTCAAAATCAGATGTAGATAATCTGAGCAATGTTTTCCAGACGTAGAGCATTCTTCTTCCAGCATCATCAACGCATCTTCAGAAGCGGATAATTTTAAGGCTGAATTGAAGAGGATACTTGATATACCACTTTCATATAATCCTTGTGGTAGGGTCTTAAACCAATCTGCATCAAATGGATTATTGTATATTTGCTCAAAGATATTTTCTATTACTATTTTTTCTTCACTATCAGCGTACTTTTGGTAAGCTTCAATTTGCTGATTAATAAAACTAAGGTCTTGACGATAAATACCAATGCGGATTTCTCTGATACACTGGCGTAAGTTGTAGAAGATCCGAGAATCTCTGTTCCAGTGAGTACGTATTGGTAGCTTCTCCTCTACTGCTGTGACGAGAATTTCAAACTGTCCGGTTTGTACAGCATGGCGAGTAGCAATTTCTGTGAGTAATGGATGACATTCAGCACCTTGCCTGTTTTCCTGTATTAAGAAGCCTGCTTTTAACAATTTATCAATTTGGGGACTAAGGGTTTTAGTACCCCAAGGTTTATTGTTTTCATCTAAAGCACCAGTTTTACTAAGACAACTTACGAATGAATTTTTGTCTATCGGTGCATAAATTACCGAAAATAACTGGATAATTTTTTGTATGGAAGGATGTAATTTGAAGTATTTATCCGCAAGTTGTGTTTGTAATTTTGTGGTATCAGTTGCTAAATTAATCATACTATTGGTCTGTTAAGTGAAGTTTGAAGGGTAAAAGAACGAACCAAAGAGGCGCAGAGGGCACAGAGTCAGAGAAAAAAGAGATGTTTAAGAAGTGTCTCACCCGTCAAAGTTAACTTGACAGACTACTATTTATTCAGTTCTTTAAATAATTCCATTAATTTACGTTTACGTCCATGAGCAGCTTCTAGTTGTGAGCGATAAGCAGACCATTCAGCTTTTTGTCCAAGTTGAAGATAGGCAGCTTTGACTTTTTTTAGCCAATTAACCGCAGCGTCATAACGGTCAGCTTTTCCTTGTTCCATTATTGGTTCTGCTCGTCTGCGAGCGTTATCAATAACCCAATCTGGACGATGGGAAACTGCTGCATCCATAACTCGATGAACCAGTTTGGAATCATAATAAGTATCTCTTTCTACTGTTTTAATTGCATCATCAATTAATCCTTCATGGAGGAGAATATCAACTTGAGCTTCTTTTATTCCCCAATCTGGCTGATCTCGTAGTGTTTGCAGTAAATCTTGTTTGAGCGTCAACCAAGTTTCTCCTGCATAGTCTTGAATTTTATCATAGTCTCGAAACGATGGTCTGATTTTAAAAGCAATGATGCTGGCAGTTAACGCAGTGGCATTATCTTCTAATCCTTGGGCTAAATCACTTGTCCAAGTAGCAAATTCATATAAACAGTTACCTGTTAAATTGATAC
This window contains:
- a CDS encoding PEP-CTERM sorting domain-containing protein translates to MNQVRLPKVSVAMIGLVVASVFHATPVLGAILTRQEFSGNFTLVDATSPFLTNSLPFKSEYSGFVIYSESGTLSDWELSVNNLDLNLNSESTNGGNLTPDVDFELDSRSNWNLVVDFGIAFDAPRYTLEKTSSSEISLTGEVGRAGTYIYQDSAANITLSSSSTSVPEPTSLLGLLFGVGAIAASKKASETKSEA
- a CDS encoding DEAD/DEAH box helicase, coding for MINLATDTTKLQTQLADKYFKLHPSIQKIIQLFSVIYAPIDKNSFVSCLSKTGALDENNKPWGTKTLSPQIDKLLKAGFLIQENRQGAECHPLLTEIATRHAVQTGQFEILVTAVEEKLPIRTHWNRDSRIFYNLRQCIREIRIGIYRQDLSFINQQIEAYQKYADSEEKIVIENIFEQIYNNPFDADWFKTLPQGLYESGISSILFNSALKLSASEDALMMLEEECSTSGKHCSDYLHLILTEQLLLQGCTQEAQESLGRISKEYQNNAAIFWGWLSFLQGENEQAIKYYKDALKAIKKATGKRQIYFNTIGGLFFILALLKDGSAQHLKEAEEYTSLMSRQSDHWLRFTYGRLKMVLQVHLGDITQKQFVVSGHISSVEEENSLQTLFCSLCLYWMDAQSAKKRLPNLLEPLYRRSLTSGYHWLAMETAELLSRLKPSSNYKQLAEALREYSNIQTIVDLIRPQEAWEMCLNALANLQKEPQTPGKPESELRLAWFITFYPSRCVLQPKEQKVNAKGEWSKGRPISLKRLSSALSEFDYITPQDMRVCSCIEVYSEGYYGKVDYTFGEKAISALIGHPLVFWEDTPTIRVEIVKGEPELLVKKEKLGRLTLEFSPKLPESQNILHIKETPTRIKVIEITAEHRRIAEIIGIDNKLNVPAFAEKQVLAAINAVSGIVTVHSDIGGGSEGAEEVPAQTLPHIHLLPANASLKISLLSRPFAQGGPYYRPGTGGETVIAEIDGKRLQTRRNLSEEKQLAAYAVAACATLTQTEEQDGEWIIDDPEDCLELLLELQALENNVVIEWPQGEKLRVSHNADLKDFNLSIQRQQDWFAATGELKLNNDLVLDMQQLLELLEKTPSRFIPLGDGQFLALTQAFRKRLDELRMFSEKHSSCIRFHPLATLGLEDFVDEVGKVKADKHWKTHIQRLQEVKNLQPELPSTLQAELRDYQMEGFCWLARLAHWGVGACLADQMGLGKTLQALAVILRNAHEGPTLIIAPTSVCMNWVSEAQKFAPTLNIIQFSGANRQKLLDGLQPLDMLVCSYGLLQQEEVAQMLSQVQWQTIVLDEAQAIKNMTTKRSQAAMNLKSNFKLLTTGTPIENHLGELWNLFRFINPGLLGSFESFNQRFATPIEKYQDKLARNKLKKLIQPFLLRRTKNQVLEELPSRTEILLHVELSREEKAFYEALRRQAISKLTESDAEAGKKHLQVLAEIMKLRRACCNPSLVMPDTELSSSKLQLFGEVLGELLENRHKALVFSQFVDHLHIIRDYLEHQGINYQYLDGSTSVAERKKRVDAFQAGSGDIFLISLKAGGTGLNLTAADYVIHTDPWWNPAVEDQASDRAHRIGQQRPVTIYRLVAKDTIEEKIVQLHHHKRDLADSLLEGADISGKISTEALLQLISEG
- a CDS encoding Uma2 family endonuclease; its protein translation is MSQTQSELKLLTFDEFIEWYPENSEVRYELHDGVIVEMPKPKGEHSDLAGFLIEELLITIREMGKRGIWTIPKESIIKPFREKSGYEPDIIVLNQETIDTKTRWKKESVIHNASSVKLIVEVVSTNWQDDYYDKLRDYEAMGIPEYWIVDYAALGGRVFIGSPKVPTIFVCELIDGEYQMTPFRGTNLIVSPTFCQFNLTAQQIFDSVM